ATTCTGAACAAAAGGGCAGCCTCGCTGCTCTATTGAGGCAGTCTTTATGAAGTAGTTATGAGAAGTGAGAGAACTTGCAATGTAACTAGAAGGTTTTGGTCCTACAAGGAACAGGCAGGTTTTTTTACTGCCATTTAAGTGCTACACTGCTATTGTTTCCACCTCAAACAGCAACCATGCATGGGTGTTTCACCTGCTTTCTGTTTTACCTTCTAAACTTAAGTCATTTGTTTGATCAGGTACTTTGGTCTCACAAGCTTGCAGAGACAGCTAGAAGTCATTAAAAAAGGTTTAGCAAACAAGTATTCTTAAACAGTGCATCAGTACATATTAAATAGCTCTAAGATTTGCCTTTCTAGTCTACTTCTCTGGTTAAGCAAAGGAAACTCAAGATCATTTGCTATATGTATTTTACTAATGCAATTCAGTGATAATCATCCAGTTAATACACCAGTTTCTAACACCGCTATATACATAACTAGTGAATTTTTAACCTTCCTTATAAAGCACAGGAATTTCAAAGCAGCAAGTTCAGCGCATACCCTTCAGGAAGGTCAGCCCCCCACACCTCCAAGGGAGTTCTTACTCTTCCAGAGGCTATTCTGAAGACAGGGGTAGACTTTCACCACATACAACCTCTGCGAAGAGCTCTGCTTAGGGTTTATATACTTCTTCAAGTGTAGGTTAAGAcaagtaaagaggaaaaatttGACTCTAACCACTCAAAATACCATCTCATGCAGTGACCAGGTGATAGTGACAAACCAGTAAGCTCAACCCTTAAGTGGTGATAGACACAGGCCTTCAGGACCTGCCTGAAGTTGtacaagaagaaattaattttaggaGGCACTTTAGGAATTTATACTGTGGCAAGAGTGCACATCATCCTGCAACTTACAGTGGTTCaggtttttggggttggatttttgttggaggggttttgtttttttttgcttactgtgGACCTGTGAGGAAGAAAGTTGGGCCAGACCTCAGTGTAAGAGCTGTGCTACTTTCCAACTGTgccaaaaattgttttgaaagatgCACTCGGAAAGGCTTTATTTTGAGCCTGGACTTAGCAGTATTTTTCCATCCTAACTATTCAAACTGTCGTTCCAATTCTATTTAAGACTTCAGTTTCTCATTTCAAGGACTTTTCACATTAGCAAGTTTTAGATTGTGTTTTGGTGCATGTTTAGAGATGCCAGCTTCCAAATTTTTGTATTCAAGGAAAAACTTAGACAGCTTATGCCTTAGAGATAGACTTAATAATCCATCTTCAACTTGCAAGAAATTAATCTTAAACTTGAAGCTGGAGCATATATTTCTAGGTACTACAGGGAACAACATTTAGGCCCTCTAAAAGGTAGGCAGTATCTGTACTGTTACCAGTTCTATACAGGCAGAAAGTAAAAGCAGCCCAAGCATGACACGAGCCCACGCTTGCACAATTGGTTCAATAGAAAGTTGGCCAGAACTTGAACTGAGGAAGTATAGAGTAATGAGGTTAGGCAATAGAAAGCAGAGTCTTGCTGCTATTCCAAGAGTGGCTTCTGCTCCATCTAAGATATTTTACAGTCTTTCCTCTATTTACTAACCCAGTTTACTGAATACTCCACTTAGATCATGTTAATAGCCACTTCCAGAACTAGTACAGAGTTTTGTAACTACTCCTCTTAACGTTTGtctgctgtttctcttctcctAATGAAGAGATAATAAGGCTTCTTGGCATTTGTAGAGATATACTGAAAGGTTCATAGCAGGTCACCTGGTTACATAGTCCTACTGCACACCAGGAAATGGACAGTCCAATGCAGTCATGCTTCCATTAGAAAACCTCCAACTGACAGTTAATTTCTTGTCTATATACACTCAGCATCTTGGCCTTCAGTAGCCTCCATTCAAGAGAAACAATCAATTGCAAGGCAACCAAGTGGGGTAGGACTGGCTGTATGGCAGAGGAGCATTTGCAAGATAGTAGTTGCTGAAGTTTACATCACTAACATAAGGTGCTGGCTGGTAATAACAGGTAACATTAGTGGCATTAGGGATGATGTTTTGTTCTGCCAGAACTTTGAGAGCTAGCAGAGAAATTAAGTTGAGAGTCTGCCTTCGCTCATGTCCCATTAGACAGACTGTGCTCTCATTCACCACCCTGCGCAGAATCATGAGGTAGTCATATTTGCTCCTTTCTTCTTTGGAGAAGTGGTTCTGGAGGTAGGTCTCTAGTTTGCGCTGCTGATCCAGGATGTCTGGGAAGTCTATGAAGAATCGGGAGCACATGTAGCGCTCTAATGTTTTGATCTCATCCTTATCCATGGGCCTGAAGTCCCGTACTAGGAGGTTACTGTACTTCAGAAGCCCACCACCTCGGATCTCTTCAGGATTTTTGGTAGCTATCAGCTTGTTCTGGAGGTGATCAAAAGCTGCTTCAAAGTCTCCATACATGCTCTCCCCAATCACAGTTGGATGGAAGTGCTCCGACATGGGGGTTTCTGAGTAGTCATAATAAAAGAGCAGGGAGTCCAGTATGATTTGGAAAGAGTCCACACTGAACTCAAACTGTCGCCTTATACAGTCTACAAACTTCAGCTCCACATTCCTGCCATGTTTGTTGGAAAGTGATATCAAGCTCCAGCGGTCAGACTCCGTGTACACTTTTACTAGTTTCTGGATGTAGGCTTCTTTCAGTGTTACTGGACTGATTTTTAGCTTGCTTACTCCTTCTGGCAAGAAATTCAAGAGGGATCGCAACACCACATCTCGAACTAACTGAAACTCTGCCTCGCTTGGAAGAGAAACTTGAAAAATGAGATCCAGGTCTTTGCATCCCAGCCCATTGTCCTTGACCAGGACATGACCAGCTGCAGAGCCATTCAGACGGACATCATGTACCACAATGCCCGCTTCACTCAGCCTATTCCGAACAGTCTGAACAATGTCCTTCAGAGTTATCTTCAGTGTGGGGAAGTTACCTCGTCCATGGATCGGAACCACCTCTGTAAGAACCTCGTGCAGACGGCTGACCTGCTCCCAGTTCAGTACACTGCATGACATGCAGTCTGTGTTACTTCCTTTGTCTGCCATCTTaagatttttcttctccaaagaaaCTGCAGGGAGATGGAATTAAAGAAAACCACAAGTCAGACTTTGTGTTTATGCTTCCTAGATATATCCTatgctctgcttttctgtctaCACACACAAACTAGAAAGAAATAATTCTATGTACTAATGATTATCAGCAAGCCTTTCATGTGAAGTGATACTCAGCTTCTCTACTGCTTCAGGCACAAAATTTTTTTGGTGAGGTAGAGTTAAGTACTTCAGCAAAGCAGTTTGTGTCAAAGGGAAATTATCAAAGACAATTTTAAAGATTAGCTTTACCTAAGTTAAAGATCATCCACAACACCAGCTGAAGCCAGAGGAGCCATAAGTGCAAAGCACTTCCGAAAGTTAAGCTTTGAACTTGTTTCATTATACATGGAGCTCAAACTGCCCTCTCCAACTAGCACAACAGTGGAAGACACTCAAGTGTTAGTTTCAGGGCTTAGAGATCCAATCCACTGAAAACACTTTAATTATGCCAGAGACACAAGATCTCTTCCTTTTCATAAAAATCTCTCCTTAACCATCCAGCATCTACCACTCATAAGATAAGGGCTAAGTACACCTTGTTCCTCCAAAAAGCTCCAGCACTTCAGCATCCTGGACAGAATTTCAGCTACAGAGTCAGATAACACAACTATTCAATTTGTGCTCCTGTGTTCATAAGCAACTTTTTACTCTTCAGACACACTGCATAATCAAACTAcctttttggaaatatttatgcTTGCCTCGACCTTTTGCTTGTTTTTGGAGGGCAAACAAGCTTGTAAAAGCAAGCATACACTCAGATGAGGTTAAGGCACACATCATGTTAGCTTTATGCTTTAACACAGGACTTAAAAACCTCACTGATGAGACTTGCTCATAGCCTCATCTGAACTTCTGCACTTTTTAAAGAGTCTTGTCACAGTTGACCAGATCATTCTCTTGTGCTGAAGTGGCTTGTGTTTTGAAGTATGCAGATACTTACATATGTTCTACAGTCACACAACTCCAAGTGGTATTAAtacacttttctctttttaagtgTTCCAGGTTTCTATTGTGGCCAGGTGCTTCCTGACAGCTACAGACTAATTGAGGACTCACCTTCTGCCCCAAATACTTGTGAAGACTGCAGCTGCCAAGGTCAGACTAGTCAGACTTAGGGTAGTTAACTCTTGCCTACCAGGAGTCATTTAAAACCCAACCATACTGTTTCCTAACATTCATCAACATAGTACACAGAACAATTTTTAAGCAAGATTCAAAAAGCAGCTATTGTCATTTCACACCTATCCTCTTCTAGCTTTTAGTTTTTGAATAGCTCATTTGACCTGTCACCTCCTCTACAGAAGGCAGTCAAATCCTAGATCAAATATGCATTCAGGTAAAAACGCTCCTGGGGAAGCAACTTCTGCCCTTGAGCATGAGCTGTTGTGTTACAAGCTTTGCTGCTGTGGGTCACATCAGCTCCAACAGGCAGGAAACAAACCTGTGATTCGCAACATGAGTAGTCCAGGACAAACCAAGGGGTTCTTCAAACTCTGCCCTTAAGGCTGCAGTGCAGCATAAAACCAGAGGCATCAAACCTGCCAGCAGTTGCCCTGAAGCACTTCGAACACATTCAAGTACATTTTCATCTTAAAACCACTATATTTCCATTAAATCCTCAGATCACTAAAGAACATAAGAGTCTTTTATAACTTCTAGTTTAAGGTGCAAGTGTTTTAAGCTACCACCTCTGAAAGcattccctctcctccctcccatttGTAGCCTTCCCAGCAGCTAAGAAAACACAGGCAGCCCACCAAGCAACAGAAAGGACTAGGAACAGTGCTTCCCACCCCTCCCACACACACTTGGTTCTGCTTGGTGAACCAAAGAGAACATCTAGGAAAACAACCTGTATTGCTGCCCTTGCAGGGGGAAGATTAagtatttaatttccagtttggTGGAGGTTTAATGCTCAGGCTGTCAGCCTATGAAGTCTCACACCCCTAAATCACTCATGTGTTTGCCTACTCTGCAAGATTTATATTAGTGAGAACAGGATCCTAACGACTTTAATATACTTGGGATGCTAGCAGTTAGCACACCTCTTGTTTCTATCACAAGATAGATCTTGTTTCTATAAGATTTTCTATCACAAGAAGATCTAACACCTGAAGATGCTCACTCACTGGGAAGAAAACAGCTCTGAAGACGAGACAGGCACTACCGATCTTTAATACTAAGAGGAAAGAGTGCTGTCCTTCACTTGGACGCAAGCCTCAAAtcagaggcagaagcagcagggacAACACACCTTCACCTTTGTCATGATGAAGTACATGGAGATTTCCCTCCCAGACGTATAATTTGACACGACACCTAAAAAAAGTTCATGCGACCGCACCTGCGGCACCCCCTATGCCACAAGTCCCCTTCAAACCCCGGCCGGGGAGGCTCGGCTTCCTTTTTCCAGGCGTTTTCTCTGGAGAGGGGAAGCTGAGCGCGCTTTACTGCGCCCTGAGGGGCAAACGCCTACGGCGCACCCGCCGGCTTGGGGGCCCGCCCTCACCTTGGGGGGGTAGGGGCACGCGGAACACTCGCCGTTAAACCGCTATCAATAACAACGACAGCAACTCCAAAAAGCGTTACTAAGCGCTTCTGCCTCGAAGAGATTCCTTCACGTAAGCGATCCCGCCCGGACCGGACCCCCGACCCTgcgtctcttcccccctccccgcgtCCCGTCCCGGTCGCCGCCGCTCACCTCAGCCGCGCCCGCGCACCCCCGAAACAACGGCGCCAGCCTCACGCGCGCGCGCCCACCCTtgccccccgcgcccgcccttTATGGACGCGccgcccgcctcgccccgcccccttctccccccccacccccccaccgccgTGAGGGAACCGGCGGGCGGGGCGCGAGGCAGTGGCACCGGTAACGGCCGCCCCCGCCGGAGAGCGGCAGGCAGCGACGGGGCTGAAGCTGCGGATACTGGGAAGAAAtgagaggcactgggaggggacttcGGtgactgggagggggactggggtaACTGGGAGGGATGAGGGGGAGAACTGAGAGCAGCCTCAGCCAGCGCAGTCAGCGACGGGGCTGaaactggggatactgggagggacttgggggcactgggaagatCCCAGTACTGGCCCCTCCCACCCCTGATCAAGttgggggacccaggcgtccggggacCTTCCCTTCCCGCACCACAATGGAGACCCCCACCCCTTCCCAGTCCGTATTGTGAGCTTCCCAGTTCATACTGGGAGCAGACAGCCCCTTCCTGGTATGGACTAGGAGCTGTGATCCCTTCCCAGTCCGTACTGGGAGCCCCTGTCCTTTTCCGGTATGGACTGGGACACCCTTCTCCAGTCTACACTGGGAGCCGCCGCCTCAGCCCTCCTGCcgcgggggagcgggggcgggTTTGGCCGCCGTTCGGGCCGCCGGGCGCTCGgcccgggagcgcggcggggATCGGGGTGGGGAAGAGGCCGGGGAACGGCCGCCCCCGCCACCGAGCCGTCAccggcctcccgccgcctccgggggctcgccccgcagcctccccctcgcaggtggcggcggggggagcccaaCGGTCGCTTTccgcacccccctcccccactCACCTCTATCCCTCCATCCCCCTCGTACATACAGGACTGCACAGGGAAGGGAGAGCAACGGCCTAAAGATTTCGAGGGAATAACAAGATAGGGAAGTAGGCATGGCTTTCCCAAAGGTACCTTGCCCCGGCCAGACCAACTGTCAGCACAGATCCAAGATTTCCAGGCTTCGCCTAAAGAGTTTACTACGGTGCCACATCGGAAACAAGCCAAACTAAGGAGTTCATATTAAAACTGCATGGATGTGCTGGCAAGGACGCGACGAAAGCGTTGAAACAGCGCCCTACTGAGAAGGACAGCTGATGGGCTGTGGGAGGCACGGGGGACATGGAGGAGGACGGAACTATTAGACAGGAAGCAATGAATAACTTGGACATACAGAGTGATAAAAATTGGCTGGTGTTTAATAGTATGCAGTGCAAAATCATGCACCACAGGGATAAATTCTACAATTTCTGCTGTTTCAACGTTtcagcaaaagagaagagaaggaccAGGGGCATTTGCCTTTTGTAGGATAACCAGGACTCAGTAGAGGGGGGAAACAAGCAAAACTTCTCCTAGGACAGGCCAGTTGACATATTTCTAGTAGAgctaaaaaagtatttataaagcattgggggaaaaaaaaagcccaacacatCTGTTAGGCTCTTTGGTCATACACAGTCAAGAAAAATGAATTGAAACCTTTGCACACACGGAGAAGAGCTGACCTTGTCAGAGGAAACTGCAAAGCTCCTCTTTGCCGAGCAAACACAAACAGGCTTTCCTTGTTCCACCAACAGTGCCAAAGATGAGCAGGAATATGGGTGGgttggtttatttgtttatttatttttctctggtaGCGCACCATTGGGATaaataacaggaaacaaaaagagcTGTTTAAATTAAAGGACAACATTGACACAAGAATCAGATGCCAGGCAAGTTACCATCTTTTTGTCTGATGAGATAGTCATGAATTCAGAGCATCGCAGGAGGGAGGGGAATAAAACTAACTCATTTCAAGACGgagctagaaaagaaaatacGTAATATGACTGTCTATGGTGGTACGGAGTTGGACATGAGGATCCAGATCtctctcaacatttttttttcctgtgtttctaaaacaagaaagagaaataggGAACTCAAAAAGAAGTTTTACCAGAAATGACGGAGCCATAACCACCAGTAAGGAAACGTCTCACTTGGAGGTTAAAACAGTGAATGGTCTCCCCTCTTAAGAATATTTCTGCTTCAAATATTATTGTCTTTTGACAAAAACTGATTATTTTGGACAGTATCTTTTCTGTTGGACAAACAGCAATCAAATTACATGTTGAAAAATATTGTGTATTTGTAATATTCATTAGAAACCAATAAAGGCAAAGATAAACTGCAGGACGTACTGCTATTACAGATGTTAAAGTATTAATAAAAGGCTCACACTTGTTTcacaaaaatgtttgcaaaaaaaaaagagctgtctcAACTGTATCTTAAAGATCGGATACCCGAGGTGTCTTCTGCCTCCTCTGATTTGAAGACCTTGAGTATTTGTCAGCAGAAGTGCAGCACTCTCTACAGTAATTTAATacacttgggttttttaattgcttttcattgGTCCTACAGAAGGGATCTGTGGGACGGGATTTTGAAATGACATTTAAAGCCTGCGGGACCAGAGTCCTGGGTAAATTGCAGGAATAACGAAGAGTCCATCTTTGAGTAACGAACATCTAGGAGAACGAGCCCATTTACCCCTGAAAAGAACCAGCCTTCTGCTATCCATCTGCCTGGGTCTGTGCGGTGGATTACTGTGCTGTGGCAATGGAACATGTGGAAGCACACAGCCCACTGGCAAGAC
Above is a window of Larus michahellis chromosome 1, bLarMic1.1, whole genome shotgun sequence DNA encoding:
- the TENT5C gene encoding terminal nucleotidyltransferase 5C; its protein translation is MADKGSNTDCMSCSVLNWEQVSRLHEVLTEVVPIHGRGNFPTLKITLKDIVQTVRNRLSEAGIVVHDVRLNGSAAGHVLVKDNGLGCKDLDLIFQVSLPSEAEFQLVRDVVLRSLLNFLPEGVSKLKISPVTLKEAYIQKLVKVYTESDRWSLISLSNKHGRNVELKFVDCIRRQFEFSVDSFQIILDSLLFYYDYSETPMSEHFHPTVIGESMYGDFEAAFDHLQNKLIATKNPEEIRGGGLLKYSNLLVRDFRPMDKDEIKTLERYMCSRFFIDFPDILDQQRKLETYLQNHFSKEERSKYDYLMILRRVVNESTVCLMGHERRQTLNLISLLALKVLAEQNIIPNATNVTCYYQPAPYVSDVNFSNYYLANAPLPYSQSYPTWLPCN